The following proteins are encoded in a genomic region of Nocardioides renjunii:
- the orn gene encoding oligoribonuclease: MGRVCPVSDRLVWIDCEMTGLDLGADALIEVAALVTDFELNVLGEGLDVIIKPTAEALDQMVEFVRSMHEKSGLLDELAGGTTLADAEEQVLAYIKEHCPDGSRPPLAGNTVATDRAFLARDMPALESFLHYRIVDVSSIKELSRRWYPRAYFAAPTKRGNHRALADIQESIEELRYYREAVFVPQPGPDSAQARQIAARHGGQLTGLGPAAAAPDTGADSDAGADSGSTD, translated from the coding sequence ATGGGTAGGGTCTGTCCGGTGAGCGACAGACTGGTGTGGATCGACTGCGAGATGACCGGCCTCGACCTCGGGGCCGACGCGCTGATCGAGGTGGCGGCGCTCGTGACCGACTTCGAGCTCAACGTGCTCGGCGAGGGCCTCGACGTCATCATCAAGCCCACCGCCGAGGCGCTGGACCAGATGGTCGAGTTCGTGCGCAGCATGCACGAGAAGTCGGGCCTGCTCGACGAGCTCGCCGGCGGTACGACGCTCGCGGACGCCGAGGAGCAGGTGCTCGCCTACATCAAGGAGCACTGCCCCGACGGCAGCCGCCCCCCGCTCGCCGGCAACACCGTCGCCACCGACCGGGCCTTCCTCGCCCGCGACATGCCGGCCCTCGAGTCGTTCCTGCACTACCGGATCGTCGACGTCTCCTCGATCAAGGAGCTGTCGCGCCGGTGGTACCCCCGGGCCTACTTCGCGGCCCCGACCAAGCGCGGCAACCACCGCGCGCTGGCCGACATCCAGGAGAGCATCGAGGAGCTGCGCTACTACCGCGAGGCCGTCTTCGTGCCGCAGCCCGGGCCTGACAGCGCCCAGGCGCGCCAGATCGCCGCGCGGCACGGCGGCCAGCTGACCGGGCTCGG